From the genome of Amycolatopsis camponoti:
GCTGAGCCGGCCGGGGTGGTACTCGCCCCGGTTCACGAAAATCTCACTCGATCTTCCCAAGGTTCCCTCTTTTGGCTTACAGTGCGCCCGCATCGACTGGTTCGAATGGGTGAACATCAAGTCAGAGGAGTACGCACGGTGATAAAGCTTCGTCTCGCGGTTCTGCTCGTCGCTGCCACGGCCGGACTCGGGCTGGCCGTCCCCGCCACCGCGACCGCCGAAGTGGCTCCGTTTCCGGCGCTCGCCCTGCCGTTCAAAGCCGGTCAGCAGGTCTACTCGGCCGGCATCCACTCCGACGACGGCAGCACCGGCGTCAAGAACGCCATCGACTTCAGCCCGGCCGACCGCACCGTGCGCGCGCCGCTGGCCGGCACCGTCCACCTGCAGCACTGCGCGGGCGGCGACTGGGTGACCATCGACCACGACGGCGGCTGGCGAACCGGGTACTACCACATGGAGGGCATCGAGGTCACCGACGGTGAGCACGTCGAGGCCGGAGCCGAGCTCGGCTCGACCGGCAACGCGCTCCCGTGCGGCGGCAGCAGCACCGGCGCCCACGTGCACTTCACGCTCTGGACCCTCCCCGGTGCCCCGGCGGCGGCGAACTGGGACGGCAAGTCGTTCGCCGAGGTCTCGACGGTCGTCGCGGCGGCCAGCGGCGAACCGGTCGACGGGAAGTCGATCGGCGGCTGGCGCTTCACCGCGGGCGCCGAGCAGTACACCGGCACGGCGACGCACCTCGCCGACAACGCCGTGACGCAGCTCCCGGGACGTTTCCGCGCGAAGCTCTGAGGTCCTCACGGTGTGTGAGCG
Proteins encoded in this window:
- a CDS encoding M23 family metallopeptidase, with the translated sequence MIKLRLAVLLVAATAGLGLAVPATATAEVAPFPALALPFKAGQQVYSAGIHSDDGSTGVKNAIDFSPADRTVRAPLAGTVHLQHCAGGDWVTIDHDGGWRTGYYHMEGIEVTDGEHVEAGAELGSTGNALPCGGSSTGAHVHFTLWTLPGAPAAANWDGKSFAEVSTVVAAASGEPVDGKSIGGWRFTAGAEQYTGTATHLADNAVTQLPGRFRAKL